In Leptospira perdikensis, a single genomic region encodes these proteins:
- a CDS encoding zinc-binding dehydrogenase: MTEWDEMKAVTILKYDESEPQLELREKEIPTPKDNEVRIKIHLSPINPSDLMFIRGLYGFKKKAPVAAGFEASGVVDAVGSAIKTLKVGMNVSCVAPQNDGSWAEYMITTEDNCLPLVDGVSLDEGSSFFVNPMTAWAMVSRCTKEGHPAMIQTAAASALGKMVVRLCKERGIPLINIVRKKEQEDNLTEIGAENILNSTSPNYQKDLFKISKKLNATYAIDAVAGETAQSLVECMPYGSKLVCYGALSEKPFSVNSGIILFQNKKVEGFWLSSWIYEIGLEEFQKQAKEAQKFLKTVFQTKINKRFKFEEYQEGLEFYKQHMTEGKVVFGP, from the coding sequence ATGACTGAATGGGACGAGATGAAAGCAGTCACCATCCTAAAATACGACGAATCCGAACCCCAGTTGGAACTCCGTGAAAAAGAAATTCCCACACCGAAAGACAACGAAGTGCGGATCAAAATCCACCTTTCACCAATCAATCCTTCTGACCTAATGTTCATTCGTGGACTCTATGGTTTTAAGAAAAAAGCACCGGTAGCAGCCGGATTCGAAGCTAGTGGGGTTGTTGATGCTGTTGGTAGTGCCATCAAAACTCTGAAAGTAGGAATGAATGTCTCCTGTGTAGCTCCTCAAAATGATGGATCCTGGGCAGAATATATGATTACTACCGAAGACAACTGTTTACCGTTAGTAGATGGAGTGAGTCTGGATGAAGGATCTAGTTTTTTTGTAAACCCAATGACTGCTTGGGCGATGGTTTCTCGTTGTACAAAAGAAGGACACCCTGCTATGATCCAAACGGCAGCAGCCAGTGCATTGGGTAAAATGGTAGTACGACTTTGTAAAGAACGTGGAATTCCATTAATCAATATTGTACGAAAGAAAGAACAAGAAGACAACCTTACTGAAATTGGAGCAGAAAATATTTTAAACTCCACTTCACCGAATTACCAAAAAGATTTATTCAAAATTTCTAAGAAACTAAATGCAACTTACGCCATTGATGCAGTGGCAGGAGAAACAGCACAATCTCTTGTAGAATGTATGCCTTATGGATCAAAACTTGTTTGTTATGGTGCTCTATCGGAAAAACCATTTTCAGTAAATTCCGGAATCATTTTATTCCAAAACAAAAAAGTGGAAGGATTTTGGTTGTCTTCATGGATTTATGAAATTGGATTAGAGGAGTTTCAAAAACAAGCCAAAGAAGCACAGAAATTTCTAAAAACAGTTTTCCAAACAAAAATCAACAAACGGTTCAAATTCGAAGAGTATCAAGAAGGTTTGGAATTTTATAAACAACATATGACCGAAGGGAAGGTAGTATTTGGTCCGTAG
- a CDS encoding MlaD family protein has translation MKSKKLSKEALTGIVFFSILVFAFFTTVIEPDRPAKKYPYRLSLFYSRIDGIKEGTEVRILGIPKGYVAHIDSRPLIDVPDRRFLDHNMDHAIELHIALEDPLTLWDNYEVDFQTVTLFSGRIININPGSSDGKRPFFKPTFREGEKTPDYLPSARYFDDFFKATSVTMEENRSDLRQITLDFRSISDKLNRTEGTIPKLIGSTEMYDELLATVKDAETIGKEGRRYMESSRNLENTMPIPFLITASYYGRTTPITGRRIGPQD, from the coding sequence GTGAAATCAAAAAAGTTATCGAAGGAAGCCCTAACAGGGATCGTTTTTTTTTCTATTTTGGTCTTCGCTTTTTTCACAACCGTCATTGAACCGGATCGCCCGGCCAAAAAATATCCTTACAGGTTATCGCTTTTTTACTCTCGCATCGATGGAATCAAAGAAGGAACCGAGGTTCGGATTTTAGGGATTCCGAAAGGTTACGTGGCCCATATTGATTCGAGGCCACTCATTGATGTACCTGACCGGCGATTTCTCGACCATAACATGGATCATGCGATTGAGCTTCATATTGCTTTGGAAGATCCTTTAACTCTCTGGGATAATTACGAAGTAGACTTTCAAACGGTGACTTTGTTTTCGGGAAGGATCATTAATATCAATCCGGGAAGTTCGGATGGGAAACGTCCTTTTTTCAAACCGACATTTCGGGAAGGGGAAAAAACTCCTGACTATTTACCCTCGGCTCGGTATTTTGATGATTTTTTCAAAGCAACTTCCGTGACAATGGAAGAAAATCGTTCCGACCTCAGGCAAATCACATTGGATTTTCGTTCTATATCCGATAAATTAAATCGTACAGAAGGTACAATTCCCAAATTAATAGGAAGTACGGAAATGTATGATGAACTTCTTGCGACTGTAAAGGACGCAGAAACCATTGGAAAAGAAGGAAGGCGTTATATGGAAAGTTCTAGGAATTTAGAGAACACCATGCCAATTCCATTTTTGATTACAGCATCGTATTACGGACGTACAACGCCAATTACGGGAAGAAGGATTGGACCACAAGATTAA
- a CDS encoding glycosyltransferase — MKVAIIHDWLTGMRGGEIVLDSLLKAFPEADLFTLFYSKGKLNDRIEGRKITTAFTNNLPFKEKYYRYYLPVFPTAIESLDLKGYDVVISSSHCVAKGVIPHPDTFHLSYVHSPMRYVWDMYYDYFPGRKGFKFFLLQSIANYLRTWDAASANRVDYFTCNSHFVGRRIQKYYRRDYKIVYPPCLPQDFRVNDVSKDDYYLMVSAFAPYKKIDLAIEAFRENGKPLILVGGGQEEGKLVKNLPKNILWKKGLPRTEVVELYKKARGFIFPGMEDFGITPVESQAYATPVIAYGKGGALESVKEDRTGVFFKEQTVKSLNEAIQRAEKIHFKRGDFQNSINRFTEEKFVSEIRKVVDRHK; from the coding sequence ATGAAAGTTGCAATTATACATGATTGGCTCACCGGTATGCGCGGTGGAGAGATAGTACTCGATAGTTTATTAAAAGCTTTTCCAGAAGCGGATTTATTTACTCTTTTTTATTCCAAAGGAAAACTAAACGATAGGATTGAAGGACGTAAAATCACAACTGCCTTTACAAACAATCTTCCCTTTAAAGAAAAGTACTACCGTTACTACTTACCAGTATTTCCTACGGCCATTGAGTCTTTGGATCTCAAAGGTTATGATGTAGTGATTAGTTCTTCGCACTGTGTTGCCAAAGGAGTCATCCCTCATCCAGACACTTTCCATTTGAGTTATGTTCATAGCCCGATGCGATATGTTTGGGATATGTATTATGATTATTTTCCCGGTAGAAAGGGATTTAAATTTTTCCTTTTACAATCCATTGCTAATTATCTACGTACTTGGGATGCAGCTTCTGCCAACCGAGTGGACTATTTTACATGTAACTCGCATTTTGTGGGTCGTAGGATTCAAAAATACTATCGCCGAGATTATAAAATTGTTTATCCACCGTGTTTGCCTCAAGACTTCCGAGTGAATGATGTTTCTAAAGATGATTATTATCTGATGGTTTCGGCCTTTGCTCCCTATAAAAAAATTGATCTTGCCATTGAAGCTTTCCGCGAAAACGGAAAACCACTCATCCTTGTGGGTGGAGGTCAGGAAGAAGGGAAACTCGTGAAAAACCTTCCCAAAAACATCCTTTGGAAAAAGGGCCTCCCTCGTACGGAAGTGGTCGAACTCTACAAAAAGGCCCGTGGGTTTATTTTTCCCGGAATGGAAGACTTTGGAATCACTCCCGTTGAGTCCCAGGCCTATGCCACTCCCGTCATCGCATACGGGAAGGGAGGTGCCCTGGAGTCGGTTAAAGAGGACAGAACCGGTGTATTTTTTAAGGAACAGACCGTAAAATCCTTAAATGAGGCCATCCAAAGGGCAGAAAAGATCCATTTCAAACGAGGGGATTTCCAAAATTCCATCAATCGATTTACAGAAGAAAAATTCGTAAGCGAAATTCGAAAGGTAGTCGATAGACATAAGTAG
- a CDS encoding putative peptidyl-prolyl cis-trans isomerase, with product MQKGSRMSRVFVLFFATVLVFSLLFSPNQSLSSYESLNAVLAIVGPKSISTLDYEEGVERYKNLSRFFPNYRKKGSLHAQVIDFLIDRAVVDNAADEESIQVNEKRIEAEIQKRMEAQGISDLEQFKKAVQNQFNLPYDVWLEDLPYQIKKGQLLQIKVSPPLPSEQEILSWYNKNKAKVGSEFKFREIVLSPSNTSIDEETRVFNELTEIRNKSLKDPSFFKLVASGPRNESRYRLNGGLVNWVPTFELFKSQPTTASVLSQVGGPGKISEVFRDDRKRYCLVYIEGMRPTPLDAVRKGIQGFLFREKEQTSFEEWVANTRKNTAISIFDAIYIKEHNISNPEEKYNLD from the coding sequence ATGCAAAAAGGATCACGAATGTCTCGAGTTTTCGTTTTGTTTTTTGCAACGGTTCTTGTCTTTAGCCTTCTCTTTTCCCCTAATCAGAGTTTAAGCTCTTATGAATCCTTAAATGCGGTTCTTGCTATCGTTGGACCAAAGTCCATTTCCACCTTGGATTATGAAGAGGGTGTCGAACGTTATAAAAACCTCTCTCGATTTTTCCCGAACTATCGAAAAAAAGGATCCCTACATGCACAAGTCATCGATTTTTTAATCGATAGGGCCGTGGTGGATAATGCCGCTGATGAAGAATCCATTCAAGTGAATGAAAAGCGAATTGAAGCAGAAATCCAAAAAAGGATGGAAGCACAAGGAATCAGCGATCTCGAACAGTTTAAAAAGGCCGTTCAAAACCAATTCAATTTACCTTATGATGTTTGGTTGGAAGATTTACCGTACCAAATTAAAAAAGGACAACTCCTTCAAATCAAAGTAAGTCCACCGTTGCCTTCCGAACAAGAAATTCTCTCTTGGTATAACAAAAACAAGGCGAAGGTAGGGTCAGAGTTTAAATTTCGAGAAATCGTTTTATCACCATCCAATACTTCTATCGATGAAGAAACTCGCGTTTTTAACGAACTAACAGAAATCAGAAACAAATCTTTAAAAGATCCTTCTTTCTTTAAACTAGTGGCTTCTGGTCCAAGAAATGAATCAAGGTATCGTTTGAATGGAGGTTTGGTTAACTGGGTTCCCACATTTGAATTATTCAAATCGCAACCAACTACAGCTTCCGTATTATCACAAGTAGGTGGTCCTGGCAAAATCTCTGAGGTTTTCCGTGATGATCGTAAAAGATATTGTTTGGTTTATATTGAAGGAATGAGACCCACTCCACTGGATGCCGTCAGAAAGGGAATCCAGGGATTTTTATTCCGAGAAAAGGAACAAACTTCTTTTGAAGAGTGGGTTGCCAATACTCGTAAAAATACTGCAATCTCTATCTTTGATGCCATCTATATCAAAGAACACAATATCAGTAACCCGGAAGAAAAATACAATTTAGACTGA
- a CDS encoding motility protein A encodes MDIATVIGLALGAALMLLGVVSGGLALTDLIDIPSVMITFGGAAAATIISFPWTSTIGVGAVTKKAFQNPPSDLPGLITTLVSFSEKARREGLLALEDDINELPEEFLKKGIQLVVDGTDPELVRNIMETEIGNTATRHAYGRSWWDAYAGFAPGFGMLGTLVGLVGMLKNLGGGDASAIGQGMATALITTLYGSLAQNLFAAPIVRKLTRRSEDELVIKQVMVEGTLSIQSGDNPRIVKEKLASFLTPAERTALKDDGD; translated from the coding sequence ATGGATATAGCTACAGTCATTGGTTTGGCCCTTGGAGCGGCCTTGATGTTACTTGGGGTTGTTTCGGGGGGTCTTGCATTAACAGACCTTATCGATATTCCCTCGGTCATGATTACATTTGGTGGTGCTGCCGCCGCTACGATCATTTCCTTCCCATGGACTTCCACCATTGGAGTAGGAGCCGTTACTAAAAAAGCCTTCCAAAATCCACCCTCAGACTTACCTGGTCTGATTACGACACTAGTTAGTTTTTCTGAAAAAGCTCGTCGTGAAGGTTTACTTGCCTTAGAAGATGATATCAATGAACTTCCTGAAGAATTTTTAAAGAAGGGAATCCAACTCGTAGTGGATGGAACTGACCCTGAACTAGTTCGAAATATTATGGAAACCGAAATTGGGAACACAGCCACAAGACATGCTTATGGTCGTTCTTGGTGGGATGCTTACGCTGGTTTTGCGCCGGGGTTCGGAATGCTTGGGACCCTCGTGGGTCTTGTGGGGATGTTAAAGAACTTAGGTGGTGGGGATGCAAGTGCGATTGGACAAGGTATGGCAACGGCACTTATTACCACATTGTACGGATCACTCGCTCAGAACTTATTTGCAGCACCTATCGTTAGAAAACTAACGAGACGATCGGAAGATGAACTTGTGATCAAACAAGTGATGGTGGAAGGTACTCTTTCTATTCAATCTGGAGACAACCCAAGGATTGTAAAAGAGAAACTTGCGAGTTTCTTAACTCCTGCTGAAAGAACGGCACTCAAAGACGACGGAGATTAA
- a CDS encoding flagellar FlbD family protein has translation MVILHRLKGAEFVLNADLIETIEANPDTIITLVNEKKFIVQEPVAEVVEKVVAYQTRIHNLPRVNVKMPEET, from the coding sequence CTGGTCATATTACATCGACTCAAAGGTGCGGAATTTGTTCTCAATGCAGATTTGATTGAGACCATCGAAGCAAACCCGGATACGATCATCACTCTTGTGAATGAGAAGAAATTCATTGTACAAGAGCCTGTTGCGGAAGTTGTGGAAAAGGTAGTCGCCTACCAAACGAGAATCCACAACCTCCCCCGAGTGAATGTGAAGATGCCTGAGGAAACATAA
- a CDS encoding LEA type 2 family protein: MVRRYLFLFIVLFSIVLTHCLSETKKNLESLKACKFDLVDVRVDLKPNPNFPLIPLVDLYPQVSVSNPNDTKVSIYQFDLEIELITPKGKEYIGKLQNETPLEVGPNSESFVVLKLIPDQKQSILPKLLLLAKQLSEVARRGEDAEFEIYGTVQVDSAFGKLPIPVREVSRIKLKK, translated from the coding sequence TTGGTCCGTAGATATTTATTTCTATTCATAGTTCTATTTTCAATTGTTCTCACTCATTGTCTTAGTGAAACAAAAAAGAATTTAGAAAGTCTCAAGGCTTGTAAGTTTGATTTGGTGGATGTTCGTGTAGATCTAAAACCAAATCCAAATTTTCCTTTGATCCCTTTGGTGGATTTGTATCCGCAAGTTTCTGTATCCAACCCAAATGATACCAAGGTTAGCATTTACCAATTTGATTTGGAGATAGAACTCATCACTCCGAAGGGAAAAGAATATATCGGAAAACTCCAAAACGAAACCCCTCTTGAAGTAGGCCCAAATTCAGAGTCGTTCGTGGTTCTAAAGTTAATCCCTGATCAAAAACAATCCATCCTTCCCAAACTCCTCCTTCTGGCAAAACAACTTTCGGAAGTCGCAAGACGTGGAGAAGATGCAGAATTTGAAATTTATGGAACCGTTCAGGTGGATAGTGCTTTCGGAAAACTTCCTATCCCTGTCAGGGAAGTGTCTCGGATCAAACTTAAAAAATGA
- a CDS encoding spiro-SPASM protein, translating to MMNRKDYNPSFAVVYLDSQSILFLNQNFKVELWEEFLSRLSQVFPGIQIHINTDPTLSEKINSSSLKGKLHLHEAVSKEYEFLLKLGQQLPESRFKDPDWDEVCFLYFTGISPLLDTHLTEKSWNRHRNFFSQYSYSENLPPGLTPTIITREFLTSLPDTLATDIHSFFLKNINQYDVDIFYQAPDLRQLRLDFRLASVRSLTLVRGLLSFGEVLLYENILPKLKENPELFRSAPSYLEWEIYKGCELKCTFCPREFVDTNNDGSFVSVENVKKTISKLNTELTSPITISLSGNGEPLLHPEFQSVIIEILKLEFLTELIIETALYTNTESLLSLIGSLNPSEKEKLCIIVNVTTLKQEVYQSLYGKPELEKVLNSINQLSEILPSRSLHVQMIKMKEVEEEIDPYFTFFEKKGINIILQKYNTFAKKLPERRVSDLTPIHRDYCWHLVRDLSVSVDGSVSICKQNQTEMIGNLYSEPFNDVWRKGLDFFKYSFNGEHQKIPAPCLNCDEWYTFNA from the coding sequence ATGATGAACCGAAAGGACTATAATCCAAGTTTTGCGGTAGTTTATTTGGACTCCCAATCGATTCTATTTTTAAATCAAAACTTTAAAGTCGAGTTGTGGGAAGAGTTTCTCAGTAGATTGTCTCAGGTATTCCCTGGGATCCAAATCCATATCAATACAGATCCCACACTTTCTGAAAAAATAAATTCCAGTTCTTTGAAAGGCAAACTCCATCTCCATGAAGCTGTTTCCAAAGAATATGAGTTCTTACTCAAACTAGGTCAACAATTACCCGAGTCTAGGTTTAAAGATCCTGATTGGGATGAAGTTTGTTTTCTTTATTTTACAGGGATTTCTCCACTACTCGACACCCACCTAACAGAAAAGTCATGGAATCGCCACAGGAATTTTTTTAGCCAATATTCTTATTCAGAAAATTTACCACCTGGTCTTACACCTACAATCATCACTCGTGAGTTTTTGACTTCCTTGCCAGATACTTTGGCAACCGACATCCATTCATTTTTTCTAAAGAATATTAACCAATATGATGTAGATATCTTTTACCAAGCTCCAGACCTTCGCCAACTGCGACTAGACTTTCGATTGGCATCAGTTCGGTCTTTAACCCTCGTCCGAGGTCTATTGTCTTTTGGAGAAGTATTATTATACGAAAACATACTTCCAAAGTTAAAAGAAAATCCAGAACTCTTTCGTAGTGCTCCATCCTATTTGGAGTGGGAAATCTATAAAGGTTGTGAACTTAAATGTACGTTTTGTCCACGAGAGTTTGTTGATACTAACAACGATGGAAGTTTTGTTTCTGTAGAGAATGTAAAAAAAACAATTTCGAAACTCAACACAGAGCTCACTTCCCCAATTACCATCAGCCTTTCCGGAAATGGAGAACCACTCCTCCATCCTGAATTTCAGTCTGTAATCATCGAAATTTTAAAACTAGAATTTCTTACAGAACTTATCATTGAAACTGCGCTGTATACAAATACGGAATCGTTACTTTCTCTGATTGGTAGTCTCAATCCTTCTGAAAAAGAAAAACTTTGTATCATTGTCAATGTGACGACTCTAAAACAGGAAGTTTATCAATCCTTATATGGTAAACCCGAACTGGAAAAAGTTTTAAATAGTATTAATCAACTTTCCGAAATTCTTCCAAGCCGATCGCTTCATGTTCAAATGATCAAAATGAAAGAAGTGGAAGAGGAAATAGATCCATATTTCACTTTCTTTGAAAAAAAAGGAATCAACATCATCTTACAAAAATACAATACCTTTGCAAAAAAACTTCCTGAACGAAGGGTGAGTGATCTCACTCCCATTCACAGAGATTATTGTTGGCATTTGGTTCGTGATTTGTCTGTCTCAGTGGATGGTTCAGTATCCATTTGTAAACAGAATCAAACAGAAATGATTGGGAATTTATATTCCGAACCATTCAATGATGTTTGGCGAAAAGGGTTGGATTTTTT
- a CDS encoding acyl-CoA desaturase has product MNSSPATVEPLVKEQAPFLFLVLFFLVQATVLTVFTVPFSWSLVWVAVASYFLRMFGITAAYHRYFSHASFKTSRLFQFVLAWIGAMAMQKGPLWWAAHHRNHHKYSDTEKDIHSPTRKGFWYSHMFWFLRDDYNDYEAKLIPDFYKYPELRFLDRFHWIAPLSYAVLLYLIGGWAWLVYGYAVSTFFLGHATWTINSLSHVYGSVRYDSRDTSKNNLWLALLTMGEGWHNNHHYYCSSVNQGFYWYEVDISYYILKTLSLFGIVWDLKKPPKKVLEEGLLRDREQKERKLSLQESKQKSKLKNKVGVLST; this is encoded by the coding sequence ATGAATTCTTCTCCTGCAACCGTTGAGCCCCTTGTTAAAGAACAAGCTCCTTTCCTTTTCCTTGTTTTGTTCTTTTTGGTGCAAGCCACTGTCCTAACCGTTTTTACTGTTCCGTTTTCCTGGTCCCTCGTTTGGGTCGCTGTCGCTTCCTACTTCCTTCGGATGTTTGGAATCACCGCTGCCTACCATCGTTATTTTTCCCACGCCTCCTTTAAAACCTCTCGTCTGTTTCAATTTGTTTTAGCTTGGATCGGTGCGATGGCCATGCAAAAAGGTCCACTTTGGTGGGCGGCTCATCACAGAAACCACCACAAGTATTCCGATACAGAAAAGGACATCCATTCTCCTACTCGTAAAGGGTTTTGGTATTCCCATATGTTTTGGTTTCTTCGAGATGATTATAATGATTACGAAGCCAAACTCATTCCTGATTTTTATAAATATCCAGAATTACGTTTTCTGGATCGTTTCCACTGGATCGCACCTTTAAGTTATGCGGTCTTACTTTATCTTATTGGTGGTTGGGCTTGGCTTGTATATGGTTATGCAGTATCTACTTTCTTTTTAGGTCATGCTACTTGGACCATCAACTCTCTTTCTCATGTTTATGGTTCGGTTCGTTACGATTCAAGGGATACAAGTAAAAACAATCTTTGGCTCGCACTTCTCACCATGGGAGAGGGTTGGCACAATAACCATCACTACTACTGTTCTTCAGTGAATCAAGGTTTCTATTGGTATGAAGTTGATATTTCTTATTATATATTAAAGACACTTAGTTTATTTGGAATTGTTTGGGATTTAAAAAAACCACCCAAAAAAGTTTTAGAAGAAGGTCTTCTTCGTGATCGGGAACAAAAAGAAAGGAAACTCTCCTTACAAGAATCCAAACAAAAATCAAAGTTAAAAAATAAAGTAGGGGTATTATCTACTTAA
- a CDS encoding aspartate kinase, with protein MSSKIVVQKYGGTSVGDTTKIQNVARRIKRYHDEGQKVAVVVSAMGHTTDELVDLADQISKNPPKREMDMLLSTGEQVSIALLAIALNELGVPAQSFTGSQLKILTDGNFSNGKIEMIDRSRIDEAFNKGKVVIVAGFQGIDKDENIVTLGRGGSDTSAVALAAALGADECEIYTDVDGVYTADPRKIPTAKMHKQITYEEMLELASLGAGVLHSRSVELGMNYNVVIHVRSSFHDKPGTLVMSEDKIMEKMKVSGVTAKGDQARVTIADVKDKPGIAAELFTQLANKDVIVDVIVQSSPRDGINTISFTIAKKDISATRPIIDAYAKDHGNGKAEIDENISIVSAVGVGMKSHVGVAAKMFQSLAEKNINIEMISTSEIKISCVIKQNQAEDAVKALHTTFIG; from the coding sequence ATGTCATCGAAAATCGTTGTCCAAAAATACGGTGGAACCTCCGTTGGTGACACCACTAAAATCCAAAATGTGGCCAGACGTATCAAACGTTACCACGACGAAGGCCAAAAAGTAGCTGTTGTAGTTTCTGCAATGGGACATACTACAGACGAACTCGTCGACTTGGCTGACCAGATTTCTAAAAATCCTCCGAAACGTGAAATGGACATGTTGCTCTCCACGGGCGAACAAGTGTCGATTGCTCTTCTTGCCATTGCGCTGAACGAACTCGGAGTGCCTGCTCAGTCTTTTACCGGCTCTCAATTAAAAATCCTAACCGATGGAAACTTTTCCAACGGAAAGATCGAGATGATCGATCGTTCTCGTATCGATGAAGCATTTAACAAGGGAAAGGTGGTTATTGTTGCTGGGTTCCAAGGAATCGATAAAGACGAAAACATTGTCACCCTTGGTCGTGGTGGAAGTGATACTTCTGCTGTAGCACTTGCTGCTGCTCTTGGTGCCGATGAATGCGAAATTTATACTGACGTGGATGGAGTTTATACTGCCGACCCACGAAAGATCCCAACTGCAAAAATGCACAAACAAATTACATACGAAGAAATGTTGGAACTTGCAAGCCTTGGTGCTGGAGTCCTTCACTCTCGAAGTGTGGAATTAGGTATGAACTATAACGTGGTCATCCACGTACGATCCAGTTTCCACGATAAACCGGGAACTTTAGTGATGAGTGAGGACAAAATTATGGAAAAAATGAAAGTAAGTGGAGTTACCGCCAAAGGTGACCAAGCTCGAGTAACGATTGCTGACGTAAAAGACAAACCAGGAATTGCGGCAGAGTTATTCACCCAATTAGCAAACAAAGATGTGATTGTGGATGTCATCGTTCAATCTTCTCCAAGAGACGGAATCAATACCATTTCATTCACAATTGCCAAAAAAGACATTTCAGCAACAAGGCCAATCATTGATGCTTATGCTAAAGACCATGGAAATGGAAAGGCAGAAATTGATGAGAACATCTCTATCGTTTCTGCAGTAGGTGTTGGAATGAAATCCCATGTAGGTGTGGCAGCAAAAATGTTCCAATCACTTGCGGAAAAAAACATCAATATTGAAATGATTTCCACTTCCGAAATCAAAATTTCCTGCGTCATCAAACAAAACCAAGCGGAAGATGCAGTAAAGGCTTTACACACCACGTTCATCGGGTAA
- the motB gene encoding flagellar motor protein MotB, translating into MASKKEKCPECIQKVPEFMATYGDMVTLLLCFFILLYTTGKTDAKEMQIILSAFKSTTGFFTGGQTLSKGSLEEMGMQIESLPSQVVGRNLSKAKKDAHEVFKPEVEAGKVRISENERGLVISLVGADYFYPGSAIMTPSIRETLRKAAGLIKGLERFVRVEGHSDDDAVNPVNRPGREEREYINNWDLAGARAVNATVFMINSEEIEPSWFQAVSFGSYRPLVLENEGTPEAKAFNRRVDIIILTEKSTKRAPGESKYGLPDTRLPNTETNVEGEF; encoded by the coding sequence ATGGCGTCTAAGAAAGAAAAATGTCCTGAATGTATCCAAAAAGTTCCCGAGTTCATGGCAACTTACGGGGACATGGTGACACTTCTTCTTTGTTTCTTTATTCTCTTGTATACAACGGGTAAAACAGATGCAAAGGAGATGCAGATCATTTTATCTGCATTCAAATCCACTACGGGATTTTTCACCGGTGGACAAACACTTTCGAAAGGTTCTTTGGAAGAGATGGGTATGCAGATTGAATCTCTTCCTTCTCAAGTAGTAGGACGTAACCTTTCCAAAGCAAAAAAAGATGCACATGAAGTTTTTAAACCAGAAGTAGAAGCTGGAAAAGTTCGAATTTCTGAAAACGAAAGAGGACTTGTGATTTCCCTTGTGGGTGCTGATTATTTTTATCCGGGTTCCGCGATCATGACACCCTCCATTCGTGAGACATTACGAAAAGCTGCAGGTCTTATCAAAGGACTCGAACGATTTGTTCGGGTAGAAGGACATAGCGATGATGATGCGGTCAATCCTGTGAATCGTCCTGGCCGTGAAGAACGTGAATATATCAATAACTGGGATTTGGCGGGAGCAAGAGCAGTCAATGCTACCGTTTTTATGATCAATTCAGAAGAAATTGAGCCAAGTTGGTTCCAAGCTGTAAGTTTTGGATCCTACAGACCTCTTGTATTGGAAAATGAAGGTACACCGGAAGCCAAAGCTTTCAACCGAAGAGTGGATATCATCATCCTAACCGAGAAGTCTACCAAACGTGCACCAGGGGAAAGTAAGTATGGTTTACCTGACACTCGTTTGCCGAACACTGAAACAAATGTAGAAGGAGAATTTTAA
- a CDS encoding LIC13255 family lipoprotein, with protein MKLFFQRVWLFPILCTSLPFHCIQNRDDLFYSSREGNQKIFEAYTLKNSACGREKLPGALFLGRVKIDDLKLCIRAIELTNCVTWNTEGYLPDSCKAIGTSFR; from the coding sequence ATGAAATTATTTTTTCAAAGGGTGTGGTTGTTTCCTATTCTCTGCACCAGTTTACCTTTTCATTGCATTCAAAATAGAGATGATTTGTTTTATTCCTCACGAGAAGGGAATCAAAAAATTTTTGAAGCCTATACTCTTAAAAATTCGGCCTGTGGTCGTGAAAAACTTCCAGGTGCCCTATTCCTTGGTCGAGTCAAAATTGATGATTTAAAACTATGTATTCGTGCCATTGAACTTACCAATTGTGTTACATGGAATACAGAAGGTTATCTCCCTGATTCTTGTAAGGCAATTGGAACGAGTTTTCGATAG